The Terriglobales bacterium genome has a window encoding:
- a CDS encoding penicillin-binding transpeptidase domain-containing protein: MSAARHSRRIARSRRHRRYYERFYTSSYAEDVAAGDLIAGEDPVVRAAALDALGNMNGSVLALDADTGRILAMVNQKLALSEGAQPCSTIKLAVALAALREDVVTKDTEVRLGRRTRLNLTEALAHSNNAYFERVGRQLGFKKVSQYAHEFGLGELAGYNIPGEHLGVFPDSPPPARDGGVGKMCSYGEDISMTPLQLGALVAAMANGGSLYYLQHPATPEEVAAFQPKLKRQLDIAGLVPDVSEGMAAAVQYGTARSVRYNFSEEEVLGKTGTCSKDGTRFGWFASYVNSGHARLVVVVFLQGGRPTFGPKAAEIAGRVYRQLYDHSYFAATEPPAQDSMPPAKQ; this comes from the coding sequence ATGAGCGCAGCGCGGCATAGCCGGCGCATCGCTCGCAGCCGGCGCCACCGCCGCTACTACGAGCGCTTCTACACCAGCTCCTATGCCGAGGACGTCGCCGCCGGCGACCTCATTGCAGGCGAGGATCCGGTGGTGCGCGCCGCCGCCCTCGATGCCCTGGGCAACATGAACGGCAGCGTCCTCGCCCTCGACGCTGACACCGGCCGCATCCTGGCCATGGTGAACCAGAAGCTGGCCCTCTCCGAGGGCGCGCAGCCCTGCTCCACGATCAAGCTCGCCGTCGCTCTGGCCGCGCTCCGCGAGGACGTGGTCACCAAGGACACCGAGGTCCGCCTCGGCCGCCGCACCCGGCTCAATCTCACCGAGGCCCTGGCGCATTCCAACAACGCTTACTTTGAGCGGGTCGGGCGCCAGTTGGGCTTCAAGAAGGTCAGCCAGTACGCGCACGAGTTCGGACTGGGAGAGCTCGCCGGCTACAACATTCCCGGGGAGCACCTCGGCGTCTTTCCCGACTCCCCGCCGCCCGCCCGCGACGGCGGCGTGGGCAAGATGTGCTCCTACGGGGAAGACATTTCCATGACCCCGCTGCAGTTGGGGGCGCTGGTAGCCGCCATGGCCAACGGCGGCAGCCTCTACTACCTGCAGCATCCGGCCACGCCAGAAGAGGTTGCCGCCTTCCAGCCCAAGCTCAAGCGCCAACTCGACATCGCCGGCCTCGTCCCCGATGTCTCCGAGGGCATGGCGGCGGCGGTGCAATACGGCACCGCGCGCAGCGTACGCTACAACTTCAGCGAGGAAGAGGTGCTGGGCAAGACCGGCACCTGCTCCAAGGACGGCACCCGCTTCGGGTGGTTCGCTTCCTACGTCAACAGCGGGCACGCGCGCCTGGTGGTGGTGGTCTTCCTGCAGGGCGGACGGCCGACCTTCGGTCCCAAGGCCGCCGAGATCGCCGGCCGCGTCTACCGCCAGCTCTACGACCACAGCTACTTCGCGGCCACCGAGCCTCCGGCCCAGGACAGCATGCCTCCTGCCAAGCAGTAG